In Woeseia oceani, one DNA window encodes the following:
- a CDS encoding DUF2157 domain-containing protein: protein MSQEQTASYTAVTEMAIAARFSEAACDRSIEIACLQPEQADWRRYLDRFLMVVGIALIAAGIAAFIAWNWAELDRFAKFAVLQGGILVSAVLAWRFGFDSIAGQSSLFVVAFLTGILLALFGQVYQTGADPYGLFLSWAILILPLCIIGRQAALWLLFHILLILTVIMYYTQVLHPPEGWWQLAQLVGPLVWLGATVLDSTLGSALYLANAIGLVAWELGTSRGVPWMQNRAYPRLIAFGAFSAVLPSTLVMILSASFGDQANLHFISPLLLAITTAGGLWYYQYKQQDLLILTLCLLAAIFVVTSFAIRELVSGSGSLLFLALLIIAEVAGAAWWLKTVAQRWASQS, encoded by the coding sequence ATGAGCCAGGAGCAGACAGCCAGCTACACGGCGGTTACCGAGATGGCGATCGCCGCCCGATTCTCCGAAGCTGCCTGTGATCGATCAATCGAAATCGCATGCCTGCAGCCCGAGCAGGCGGACTGGCGGCGATATCTTGATCGATTTCTGATGGTTGTCGGCATCGCCTTGATAGCCGCGGGTATTGCCGCATTTATCGCATGGAATTGGGCGGAGCTGGATCGTTTTGCAAAGTTCGCGGTATTGCAGGGCGGCATACTGGTATCCGCAGTTTTAGCCTGGCGGTTTGGTTTCGACTCGATCGCCGGCCAGAGCAGCTTGTTCGTCGTGGCTTTTCTGACAGGAATTTTACTCGCGCTCTTCGGCCAGGTGTACCAGACCGGTGCTGATCCCTATGGCCTGTTCCTGAGCTGGGCAATACTCATCTTGCCGCTGTGCATCATTGGTCGTCAGGCGGCGCTGTGGTTGTTGTTCCACATCTTGTTGATCCTGACCGTGATCATGTACTACACGCAGGTGTTACATCCGCCGGAAGGATGGTGGCAACTCGCTCAGCTGGTCGGACCGTTGGTGTGGCTTGGCGCTACCGTGTTGGACTCGACACTGGGGAGTGCGCTTTACTTGGCGAATGCCATTGGGCTCGTTGCGTGGGAACTGGGTACCAGTCGGGGTGTGCCCTGGATGCAAAACAGGGCCTATCCGCGCTTGATCGCCTTCGGCGCTTTCAGTGCGGTATTGCCTTCGACGCTGGTCATGATTTTGAGTGCCAGTTTTGGCGATCAGGCCAACCTTCATTTCATATCGCCGCTGTTGCTGGCAATTACAACGGCCGGCGGACTCTGGTACTACCAGTACAAGCAGCAGGATTTGCTGATTCTAACGTTGTGCTTGCTGGCTGCGATATTCGTGGTGACGTCGTTCGCGATCCGTGAGTTGGTATCGGGCAGCGGCAGCCTGTTGTTTCTCGCCCTCCTGATCATTGCGGAGGTTGCTGGTGCCGCCTGGTGGCTAAAGACAGTTGCCCAACGTTGGGCGTCTCAATCATGA
- a CDS encoding DUF2799 domain-containing protein → MQRILISSTLVVSMALMSACASMSADECAVSDWRAIGYEDGARGYTADRLGQHRKACAKHGYAPDLDDYRSGRDEGLREFCQPSRGFSLGSGGGQYYGVCASDQEPYFLDAYRRGQHLYTLRSNVNSANSSIRSREAELERVRNQIRDTEAALISRETTTENRILLLADLKELSEEAGRLEAEIVDLIEERADHQHELANYEAVLADSGY, encoded by the coding sequence ATGCAGCGAATTCTTATTAGTTCGACACTTGTCGTCAGCATGGCGCTCATGAGTGCCTGTGCATCCATGAGCGCCGACGAATGTGCCGTTAGTGACTGGCGAGCCATCGGCTATGAAGACGGTGCGCGTGGCTACACAGCGGACAGGCTGGGTCAGCATCGCAAAGCATGTGCCAAGCATGGCTATGCGCCTGACCTCGATGACTACCGCAGCGGCCGCGACGAAGGATTGCGGGAATTCTGCCAGCCGTCCAGAGGTTTCAGCCTTGGCTCCGGCGGTGGGCAATACTATGGTGTTTGTGCGAGCGATCAGGAACCTTATTTTCTGGATGCGTATCGCCGCGGTCAGCACCTTTATACATTGCGTAGCAACGTGAACTCGGCCAACAGTTCCATTCGCTCCCGTGAAGCGGAGCTGGAACGGGTACGGAATCAGATACGCGATACCGAGGCCGCACTTATCAGTCGGGAGACAACGACCGAGAACCGGATACTGCTACTGGCTGACCTGAAAGAACTGTCGGAGGAGGCCGGCAGGCTGGAGGCGGAAATTGTCGATCTGATCGAAGAACGAGCCGATCACCAACACGAGCTGGCCAACTACGAAGCTGTACTCGCCGATTCCGGCTACTAG
- a CDS encoding alanine/glycine:cation symporter family protein yields the protein MQAIVDQLNAIIWSPVLVYLALGAGLFFSYQTRFVQVRMFREMLSLLTSGKSSDQGISTFQALAVSLSGRVGTGNIAGVAAAIGFGGPGAVFWMWIVAFLGASTAYVESALGQIYKEVDEGQYRGGPAYFIEKALGQKWYGWLFALTTILATGFLLPGVQSNSISSAAEVAFGADTMVVTTFGTISVTKIVTAIGIVMVLGFIIFGGVKRIAHFTQFVVPFMALAYIITACAVVALNISELPRVISLIFTDAFTPMAGFGAAIGWGVKRGIYSNEAGQGTGPHAAAAAEVDHPAQQGLVQAFSVYIDTLFVCSATAFMILITGAYNVHDPAGGFLIQNVPATLDPNSPAFTQFAVDSVATGIGKPFVAIALFFFAFTTLLAYYYIAETNVAYIRRTFRFPGMIFLLKIGLMTSVFYGAVRTASLAWGLGDIGVGLMAWLNILAILIIFFVSKPALKALRDYEDQKKRNVAKYQFDPEALGIKNAGFWVERNKR from the coding sequence ATGCAAGCAATCGTCGACCAGTTAAACGCCATCATCTGGAGCCCGGTACTCGTCTACCTTGCGCTCGGTGCAGGGCTCTTCTTTTCATACCAGACGCGTTTTGTACAGGTCCGCATGTTTCGCGAGATGCTGTCGCTGCTGACCTCCGGCAAGAGCTCTGATCAGGGCATTTCGACATTCCAGGCGCTCGCGGTATCACTGTCCGGCAGGGTCGGCACAGGCAATATTGCAGGTGTGGCCGCTGCCATCGGCTTCGGCGGACCTGGCGCCGTATTCTGGATGTGGATCGTCGCATTTCTCGGCGCTTCGACAGCGTACGTGGAATCGGCCCTGGGCCAGATCTACAAAGAAGTCGACGAAGGCCAGTACCGCGGCGGTCCGGCCTATTTCATCGAGAAAGCACTGGGTCAAAAATGGTACGGCTGGCTGTTTGCGCTCACCACCATCCTGGCCACCGGCTTCCTGCTCCCCGGTGTGCAATCCAACAGTATTTCGTCGGCCGCTGAAGTTGCTTTCGGTGCCGATACCATGGTCGTAACAACCTTCGGCACGATCAGTGTCACCAAGATCGTGACCGCGATCGGCATCGTGATGGTGCTCGGTTTCATTATTTTCGGTGGCGTCAAACGCATCGCGCACTTTACCCAGTTTGTCGTGCCGTTCATGGCCCTGGCCTACATCATCACCGCCTGTGCCGTCGTGGCATTGAATATTTCGGAATTGCCGCGCGTGATCAGTCTGATCTTTACGGATGCATTCACTCCAATGGCAGGCTTTGGTGCCGCAATCGGTTGGGGCGTCAAACGCGGCATATACTCCAACGAGGCAGGACAAGGCACTGGTCCGCACGCAGCCGCCGCGGCCGAAGTGGATCATCCGGCCCAGCAAGGCCTGGTGCAGGCGTTCTCAGTCTATATCGACACGCTGTTTGTGTGCTCCGCCACCGCGTTTATGATCCTCATCACCGGCGCTTACAATGTTCACGACCCGGCCGGCGGCTTCCTGATTCAGAACGTCCCTGCCACGCTTGACCCCAACAGCCCCGCCTTTACCCAGTTCGCGGTAGACAGTGTCGCGACCGGTATCGGCAAGCCGTTCGTAGCGATTGCCCTGTTCTTCTTCGCATTCACGACATTGTTGGCCTACTACTACATTGCCGAAACCAACGTCGCCTATATCCGTCGCACGTTTCGCTTCCCTGGCATGATTTTCCTGTTGAAAATCGGTCTCATGACGTCCGTGTTCTACGGCGCTGTACGAACCGCGAGCCTTGCGTGGGGCCTCGGTGACATCGGCGTAGGTCTGATGGCCTGGCTCAACATATTGGCCATTCTGATCATATTTTTCGTATCCAAACCCGCGCTTAAAGCTCTACGGGATTACGAGGATCAAAAGAAACGGAACGTCGCAAAGTATCAATTTGATCCCGAAGCACTGGGTATCAAGAATGCCGGCTTTTGGGTGGAGCGCAATAAACGTTGA
- a CDS encoding WS/DGAT/MGAT family O-acyltransferase: protein MQQLTGLDSSFLHMETGSTPMHIGSLAVYDQSTAPDGHVTFKQILHFFEQRLHKARAFRQRLIRVPLSLDHPYWIEDPDFDLEFHVRHIALPKPGDWRQLCIETARIHSRPLDMRKPLWEAWVIEGLDNVKQLPKGSFALLLKVHHAAIDGVSGAEIAEAIHDLSPLADADEAATEWRPERIPTGIELLTRSAARSVTAPVRISNMIRRSAPALLKVAAGVWTRQLKIPVRVPRTRFNRNVTPHRVFDGRVFDLEQIKAIKNQFPGTTVNDVIVTICGGALRRYLESRNELPADSLVAMAPMSVRAEQHHGSAGNRITAMSLPVRSDIADPVARLNAVSKESQQAKKLTYTMGPDLAADAAELLPSTVSGLLARVFADTQLASRLPPLFNTVITNVPGVNMPLYSMGSKLVASWGLGPVVHGLGLFQPVLSYNGTITISAIADRDMMPDPAFYSDCLQASFDELYAATAGSQTPKPKNKARPKRAVKRAGNNGSAESASIS from the coding sequence ATGCAGCAGCTGACCGGACTGGATTCGTCGTTTCTCCATATGGAAACCGGTTCAACGCCCATGCACATCGGGTCACTGGCGGTTTACGACCAGAGCACGGCGCCGGATGGCCATGTCACTTTTAAACAGATTCTGCATTTTTTCGAACAACGATTGCACAAGGCACGCGCCTTCCGCCAGCGGTTGATACGGGTACCGCTGAGTCTGGACCATCCTTACTGGATAGAGGACCCGGACTTTGATCTTGAGTTTCACGTACGGCATATAGCGCTGCCTAAGCCCGGTGATTGGCGGCAACTGTGTATTGAGACAGCACGCATACATTCGCGCCCGCTCGACATGCGCAAACCGTTGTGGGAAGCGTGGGTCATCGAAGGCCTGGACAATGTAAAGCAACTGCCGAAAGGCAGTTTCGCATTGCTGTTAAAAGTCCACCATGCAGCAATTGACGGGGTTTCCGGTGCTGAGATTGCCGAAGCGATTCACGATCTCAGCCCGCTCGCAGACGCCGACGAAGCCGCTACCGAGTGGCGACCGGAACGCATCCCAACGGGCATCGAGTTGCTGACTCGCAGCGCCGCACGCAGTGTTACGGCGCCGGTCAGGATCAGCAACATGATTCGGCGCTCCGCACCCGCGTTGCTCAAAGTGGCTGCAGGGGTGTGGACACGGCAACTGAAAATTCCTGTGCGCGTACCGCGCACGCGATTCAATCGAAACGTTACGCCCCACAGGGTATTCGATGGTCGGGTATTTGATCTTGAGCAGATCAAAGCGATTAAGAATCAGTTCCCGGGAACGACCGTCAACGACGTGATAGTCACGATTTGTGGTGGGGCATTGCGGCGTTATCTGGAATCGCGCAATGAGCTGCCAGCCGACTCACTGGTCGCGATGGCACCCATGTCGGTGCGGGCTGAACAGCATCATGGCTCTGCGGGCAACCGGATAACGGCGATGAGCCTCCCGGTACGCAGTGATATTGCCGATCCGGTAGCGCGCTTGAACGCCGTCAGCAAAGAAAGCCAACAAGCCAAGAAGCTGACTTATACGATGGGCCCGGATCTGGCTGCGGACGCCGCCGAACTTTTGCCATCGACCGTTTCCGGGTTGCTGGCCAGAGTGTTCGCCGATACTCAGTTGGCGTCGCGATTGCCACCGTTGTTCAACACGGTCATTACCAATGTGCCGGGCGTGAACATGCCCTTGTACTCCATGGGCTCCAAGCTGGTTGCGAGCTGGGGGCTGGGGCCTGTAGTGCATGGGCTGGGCCTGTTTCAGCCAGTGCTGAGTTACAACGGAACAATCACGATCAGCGCGATCGCAGATCGCGACATGATGCCGGATCCAGCGTTCTACAGTGATTGTCTACAAGCATCATTTGACGAGTTGTACGCGGCAACCGCAGGGTCGCAGACGCCAAAGCCGAAGAACAAAGCGCGACCTAAACGTGCGGTGAAGAGGGCTGGTAATAACGGCAGTGCGGAATCTGCGAGTATCAGCTGA
- a CDS encoding type II secretion system protein: MNLAVISSTSALAMAGTLVFTALLILGRKLPWILRRRTRFHSSATNNPAENLRTEWERLGQRRSLYLTPILFFIVCALTLLLAEPTSSGFNLAGWQQVGVLAIVGIALAGALYRGIQYSLRRQQLQFKIEASQTIGHALRQITANHNRTFHDVPCALGIVDHVLVGIHGIYAIKVIARRAGKSNLLTLSEQTLDFADGRYSVPLAETRKIVDRFARECGKVVGHEVHVRLVVAVPGWEINTQSDDNILITNERNLAMLTGWKDQRDHLLNEDAEALQQYLDERCARSAVPGA, from the coding sequence ATGAACCTGGCTGTCATCAGTTCCACCTCCGCCCTGGCGATGGCAGGTACGCTGGTATTCACGGCACTACTGATCCTGGGACGAAAACTGCCTTGGATACTCCGACGGCGGACCCGGTTCCACAGTTCGGCGACCAACAACCCGGCTGAAAACCTGCGAACCGAATGGGAGCGTCTTGGCCAACGCCGATCACTGTATCTGACCCCGATCCTGTTCTTTATCGTATGCGCCCTAACCTTACTGTTAGCTGAACCGACCAGCTCCGGTTTCAACCTGGCCGGCTGGCAACAGGTTGGTGTGCTCGCGATAGTTGGCATAGCGCTGGCGGGGGCGCTATATCGTGGCATTCAGTATTCACTGCGACGACAACAATTGCAGTTCAAGATCGAGGCGAGCCAGACCATAGGCCACGCATTGCGTCAGATCACGGCCAACCACAATCGTACTTTTCACGACGTTCCCTGCGCATTGGGTATCGTCGATCATGTGCTAGTCGGAATACACGGCATCTACGCCATCAAAGTCATTGCGCGCCGCGCAGGCAAGAGCAACCTGCTGACACTCAGTGAGCAAACACTGGATTTCGCGGACGGCCGTTATTCTGTGCCACTGGCAGAAACGCGCAAGATTGTTGATCGCTTTGCCCGTGAATGCGGCAAGGTCGTCGGGCATGAGGTGCACGTACGATTGGTTGTCGCTGTGCCCGGCTGGGAAATCAATACTCAATCAGATGACAACATTTTGATCACGAATGAACGCAACCTGGCAATGCTTACCGGCTGGAAAGATCAAAGAGACCATTTGCTGAATGAGGATGCCGAAGCATTGCAACAATACCTCGACGAACGTTGCGCCCGATCCGCCGTTCCCGGCGCATAG